The genomic window AAAGCTATTCTACCATAAGATATTACTACGCAGTCATAAGCTGAGTCTGAAATTTCTTTTGCTCTGATGTGCCCCTGGTAGTCTGCAAAACCATTTTTATCAAATCTAAAAATATCGTTAGAGCCATTGCTTGAAGGTATAAAAGGGTTTTGTAGTTTGAGTTGAAGAATGTAACCATTTGTTATGTTTGAATCGTTGTCCATTATAGCAGTGGTATTATCAGGACCTAATATTCTTATTATTTTGTTTTCTTTTTCTGTAAAACCAAGCACCCTGGCTTGTATGGCTAATGAATATAAGTTGTAAGTATCGTTTTCGATGGAGACTTTTTTGGATAATTTATTATAATAATAAACACTAACGCCGATTATAAGTGATAAAATAAATATTACAATTATTAACTCCAAAAGTGTCATCCCTCTTAACATAAAAAAGTATTACTCTCCGTATTATATAATAGATTATACAAATTTGTGTAAATATATTCAAGTGTTTTTAGTCATTTATTAGAGTTTTATCCAACAGATGTTTTTTACATTTTTATCATTACTATCAAACTCTATACCCACAAGGTATATATCCTTACCCATTGAAAGATATTTCTCATAATACCTTTTACCCTTTATTTGCTCCAATGCCCCACCCTCATCAACCTTAAACTCCATCATATACACCACATCTGGAAATATAAGCGTCA from Calditerrivibrio sp. includes these protein-coding regions:
- a CDS encoding type II secretion system GspH family protein, whose amino-acid sequence is MLRGMTLLELIIVIFILSLIIGVSVYYYNKLSKKVSIENDTYNLYSLAIQARVLGFTEKENKIIRILGPDNTTAIMDNDSNITNGYILQLKLQNPFIPSSNGSNDIFRFDKNGFADYQGHIRAKEISDSAYDCVVISYGRIALGKYNNNSCNAK
- a CDS encoding PD-(D/E)XK nuclease domain-containing protein, which gives rise to HNRMYEREGYYVSVFYAYMKGMGVEVIGEDVTNKGRIDLTLIFPDVVYMMEFKVDEGGALEQIKGKRYYEKYLSMGKDIYLVGIEFDSNDKNVKNICWIKL